The Carettochelys insculpta isolate YL-2023 chromosome 23, ASM3395843v1, whole genome shotgun sequence genome has a window encoding:
- the LOC142000930 gene encoding natriuretic peptides A-like, with protein MGLVATNTLRFLLLLLLFTMKPQGRLKAHPMPSSALAAELADFKTLLDSLEDKIPSEEAGAGLSPEMNEPNEEAPGDDSQPLASWNKESIRPPRKGLAYGHNSWEQPEKPASALRSQLRALLNSPRSTRRFSDCFGQRIDRIGAQSGLGCNSYRF; from the exons ATGGGCTTGGTGGCTACCAATACTCTCcggttcctgctgctgctgctgctgttcaccaTGAAGCCCCAAGGAAGACTCAAAGCTCATCCCATGCCCAGTTCGGCCTTAGCTGCTGAACTTGCTGACTTCAAG ACCCTGCTGGATAGCCTGGAGGATAAGATCCCATCAGAAGAAGCAGGTGCAGGTCTGTCCCCAGAAATGAACGAGCCGAACGAGGAAGCCCCAGGTGATGACTCACAGCCTCTAGCTTCCTGGAACAAAGAATCCATTAGACCCCCAAGAAAAGGCCTTGCCTATGGGCACAACAGCTGGGAGCAGCCGGAGAAACCTGCTTCTGCCCTGAGGAGCCAACTCCGAGCACTGCTGAACTCACCCCGCAGCACAAGAAGGTTCTCGGATTGCTTTGGCCAACGGATAGATAGAATAGGAGCCCAAAGTGGACTTGGATGCAACAGCTACAGG ttCTGA
- the LOC142025582 gene encoding natriuretic peptides A-like has product MDAKGSFACGFLLLLLIHFQSSRTIPVAGLSPARELASMQALLERLEDKFSLMEALEPNPDQQVPDTQEEIPPELFDESSDPQPEPRLAPGAPLSYRDPFLKRLRGLQAPKMMRESGCFGRRIDRIGSLSGMGCNGSRKN; this is encoded by the exons ATGGACGCTAAAGGTTCATTTGCCTGCGGgttcctcttgctgctgctcaTCCACTTCCAGTCCAGCAGAACCATCCCCGTTGCTGGCCTCAGCCCGGCCAGAGAACTGGCCAGCATGCAG GCTCTGTTGGAGAGGCTGGAGGACAAGTTCTCCCTGATGGAAGCCCTGGAGCCCAACCCTGACCAGCAGGTGCCGGACACTCAGGAAGAGATTCCCCCTGAACTCTTTGATGAGAGCAGCGACCCGCAGCCTGAGCCCAGGCTAGCCCCAGGTGCCCCTCTGTCCTATAGAGACCCCTTCCTCAAGCGACTGAGGGGGCTGCAAGCTCCCAAGATGATGAGAGAATCGGGCTGCTTTGGGAGGAGAATCGACAGGATCGGCTCTCTGAGCGGAATGGGCTGCAACG GTTCCAGGAAGAATTAA